In a single window of the Helicoverpa zea isolate HzStark_Cry1AcR chromosome 9, ilHelZeax1.1, whole genome shotgun sequence genome:
- the LOC124633201 gene encoding aldo-keto reductase AKR2E4-like, with protein sequence MNVSVRLLLILALNHLLVDCQSPLTFKLNDGNEIPTIALGTSLGHLADGTRVLPVNHSLAQAVQWALEAGYRHIDTAALYRVEDEVGLGVRNFIDNNNGSSREDVYITTKLWNDAHERHEVLPALKKSLEELQMDYVDLYLVHYPMAYTKNGSISDTDYLETWKGIEDLKAKNLTRSIGVSNFNLTQMQRLWDNSKIKPAVLQIEVNPTITQDELVDWCRNHSVVVMGYSPFGSVLGRKKDGPEPRANHPTLTALGSKYGKTVPQILLRYLLDREIVAIPRSTNINRIHQNFDILDFKLTPEEVQQLSAFNSNYRLRTPAKWYNHPEFPFEKKNLTAEEIQYVIEHSKED encoded by the exons ATGAACGTGTCTGTTCGCTTGCTTTTGATTTTGGCACTCAATCACCTTTTG GTGGATTGCCAGAGTCCTTTGACGTTTAAGCTGAACGATGGCAATGAGATACCTACGATAGCCCTTGGGACCAGTTTGGGTCATCTCGCCGAT GGTACACGGGTGCTGCCAGTGAACCACAGTCTGGCCCAGGCCGTACAATGGGCGCTAGAAGCCGGCTATCGACATATCGACACCGCCGCCCTTTACCGCGTCGAGGACGAGGTCGGCCTCGGCGTTAGAAACTTTATCGACAACAATAATGGTAGCAGTAGAGAAGATGTGTACATCACTacaaag TTGTGGAACGACGCCCACGAGCGGCACGAGGTGTTGCCGGCCTTGAAGAAGTCTCTGGAAGAACTGCAGATGGACTATGTGGATTTATACTTGGTCCATTACCCTATGGCGTATACA AAAAACGGCTCAATTAGCGACACGGATTACCTGGAAACATGGAAGGGAATAGAAGATCTCAAAGCCAAGAACCTGACGAGGTCTATAGGAGTATCCAACTTCAACTTGACACAGATGCAAAGGCTTTGGGATAACTCGAAAATTAAGCCCGCAGTTCTACAAATAGAG GTGAACCCAACGATAACTCAAGATGAGCTGGTAGACTGGTGTCGCAACCACAGCGTGGTGGTGATGGGGTACAGTCCGTTCGGCAGCGTGCTCGGCCGAAAGAAGGATGGGCCGGAGCCACGAGCCAACCATCCCACGTTGACAGCACTTGGGAGCAAATATGGAAAAACCGTGCCGCAAATTTTGCTTAGATATTTG TTGGACCGTGAAATAGTAGCGATACCTCGATCAACGAACATAAACCGTATTCAccaaaattttgacattttggaCTTCAAGCTGACCCCAGAAGAAGTTCAACAGCTATCGGCGTTCAACAGTAATTACCGGCTTAGAACTCCAGCGAAATGGTACAACCATCCAGAGTTCCCGTTCGAGAAGAAAAACCTCACAGCAGAAGAAATTCAATATGTTATAGAACATAGCAAAGAAGattga